A DNA window from Paenibacillus andongensis contains the following coding sequences:
- a CDS encoding LacI family DNA-binding transcriptional regulator → MKKATIKDIAGAAGVSIATVSYILNDVKTQSISDETRVKVLKIAQQLKYVTNRTAQSLKIKKTGLIGILLFKDKDQNAWSDLKYVRTIYKIEQLCSKLGYHVLFMQIDSTAPSSKIIMERNLDGVFIINVDKEKFSTISNYFGFGIPIFIIDSYIADNLFHKIMPNFEQSFRVLNDLFAESPQFLIMDAYNNEELVELIKDKSNLDEDRIYIYENRESLNTFLAKFTDRPGIVMNEFLANEVYKTHKKTVAICTCHYSEILPEEMMKIQFELNDYEEIVRSLDRYMNEQDYVNPDKFFLLTTKL, encoded by the coding sequence ATGAAAAAAGCAACCATAAAAGATATAGCCGGAGCGGCTGGCGTATCCATTGCCACAGTGTCTTACATTTTAAATGATGTCAAAACGCAGTCCATTTCTGATGAAACGCGTGTGAAAGTGCTGAAAATCGCACAACAGCTTAAGTATGTGACGAACCGGACGGCTCAGTCGTTAAAAATTAAGAAAACAGGACTGATTGGCATCCTGCTGTTTAAAGACAAGGATCAGAATGCGTGGTCTGATTTGAAATATGTTAGAACTATATACAAGATTGAGCAGCTATGCAGCAAGTTGGGCTATCATGTTCTCTTTATGCAAATCGACAGTACGGCACCTTCCTCTAAGATCATCATGGAAAGAAATTTGGACGGCGTCTTCATCATCAATGTCGATAAAGAAAAGTTCTCAACGATATCCAATTATTTCGGTTTCGGTATCCCGATATTCATCATCGACAGTTACATTGCAGACAATTTATTTCACAAAATCATGCCGAACTTTGAGCAAAGTTTTCGCGTGTTGAATGATTTGTTCGCGGAATCCCCGCAATTTCTCATTATGGATGCTTACAACAATGAAGAACTGGTGGAGCTCATTAAAGACAAATCCAACCTGGATGAAGATCGGATATATATTTACGAGAACAGAGAGAGTTTGAACACTTTCTTAGCCAAATTTACCGATCGCCCTGGGATTGTAATGAACGAGTTTTTGGCTAATGAAGTATACAAGACTCATAAGAAAACAGTGGCTATATGTACGTGCCATTACTCGGAAATTCTCCCTGAAGAAATGATGAAAATCCAGTTTGAATTAAATGATTATGAAGAGATTGTGCGCAGTTTGGATCGGTACATGAATGAGCAGGATTACGTAAACCCTGATAAGTTTTTCTTATTGACAACCAAATTGTGA